Proteins co-encoded in one Anopheles moucheti chromosome X, idAnoMoucSN_F20_07, whole genome shotgun sequence genomic window:
- the LOC128307236 gene encoding casein kinase I-like, with protein MNDFIVAGKYRIIRKIGSGSFGDIYLGINITNGEEVALKVESILARHPQLTYEYKLYKVLTGGVGIPHIRYFGQERSYHVLVMDLLGPSLEDLFNFCSRHFTIKTVLMLVDQMIGRLEYLHMKNFIHRDIKPDNFLMGIGRHCNKLFLIDFGLAKKYRDFRSRIHISYREDKNLTGTARYASINAHLGIEQSRRDDMESLGYVMMYFNRGSLPWQGLKATNKKQKYEKISEKKMSTPIEVLCKGFPAEFAMYLNYCRSLRFEEGPDYMYLRQLFRILFRTLNHQYDYTFDWTIMKQRAMQQGSNNPPAVTSGENKREERRDKDKLSSDTDE; from the exons ATGAATGATTTCATCGTAGCGGGCAAGTATCGCATCATCCGCAAGATCGGATCGGGCTCCTTCGGTGATATCTACCTCGGTATCAACATCACAAATGGCGAGGAGGTGGCACTGAAGGTGGAGAGTATACTGGCTCGCCATCCGCAGCTCACATATGAGTACAAACTGTACAAAGTGCTCACTGGTGGTGTGGGCATACCGCACATCCGCTACTTCGGCCAGGAACGCAGCTACCACGTACTGGTAATGGATTTGCTCGGTCCCTCGCTGGAAGATTTGTTCAACTTCTGCAGTCGACATTTCACAATCAAGACCGTGCTGATGCTGGTGGACCAGATGATCGGACGGCTTGAGTACCTGCacatgaaaaatttcatccacCGCGATATTAAACCGGACAACTTCCTGATGGGTATCGGGCGACACTGCAACAAGCTGTTCCTGATCGACTTCGGTTTGGCAAAGAAATATAGGGATTTCCGTTCCCGCATTCACATCTCGTACCGGGAGGATAAGAACCTGACAGGTACCGCACGTTACGCGTCAATCAACGCGCATCTTGGCATCGAGCAGAGCCGTCGCGACGATATGGAGTCGCTCGGGTACGTGATGATGTACTTCAACCGCGGTTCGTTGCCGTGGCAGGGGCTCAAAGCTACCAACAAGAAGCAGAAGTATGAGAAGATCTCGGAGAAAAAGATGTCCACCCCGATCGAGGTGCTGTGCAAGGGCTTTCCGGCGGAGTTCGCTATGTATCTGAACTACTGTCGCAGTTTGCGCTTTGAGGAAGGTCCCGACTACATGTATCTGAGGCAGCTCTTCAG AATTCTGTTCCGCACCCTGAACCATCAGTACGACTACACATTTGACTGgacaataatgaaacaaaggGCGATGCAGCAAGGCAGCAACAACCCGCCTGCAGTTACATCCGGCGAAAACAAACGAGAGGAGCGGCGTGATAAAGATAAACTGTCCAGCGATACGGATGAATAG